A single region of the Cucumis melo cultivar AY chromosome 3, USDA_Cmelo_AY_1.0, whole genome shotgun sequence genome encodes:
- the LOC103488034 gene encoding probable diphthine methyl ester synthase encodes MLYIIGLGLGDEKDITLRGLECVRKCEKVYMEAYTSLLSFGLASDGISSLEKLYGKTITVADREMVEEKADQILSEARTSDVAFLVVGDAFGATTHSDLVVRAKSLGIEVRVVYNASVMNAIGICGLQLYRYGETVSIPFFTETWKPSSFYEKIQKNRGLGLHTLCLLDIRVKEPSLESLCRGKKEYEPPRFMSINTAIEQLLEVEQMEGQSVYNEDTLCVAFARLGSEDQMITAGTMKQLRSIDFGPPLHCLVIVGKTHPVEEEMLDFYKSGNENLEQNVVDRTT; translated from the exons ATGTTGTACATTATAGGATTAGGATTGGGAGACGAAAAGGACATCACTCTCAGAGGCTTAGAATGTGTGAGAAAATGCGAAAAGGTTTACATGGAAGCTTACACTTCTCTTTTATCCTTTGGCCTTGCTTCCGACGGTATTTCTTCTCTG GAGAAGCTCTACGGAAAAACTATTACAGTTGCAGATCGGGAAATGGTGGAGGAGAAGGCCGACCAGATACTCTCCGAAGCTCGTACATCTGATGTTGCTTTTCTCGTTGTTGGCGACGCTTTCGG AGCTACGACCCACTCCGATCTGGTAGTTCGAGCAAAGAGTTTGGGGATTGAAGTCAGAGTGGTGTACAATGCATCTGTGATGAATGCTATTGGAATTTGTGGATTGCAATTATATCGCTATGGGGAGACCGTTTCAATACCCTTTTTTACTGAAACGTGGAAACCGAGTAGCTTCTATGAGAAGATTCAGAAAAACCGTGGACTTGGTTTGCACACACTCTGCTTGTTAG ATATACGAGTAAAGGAACCGTCTTTGGAGTCTTTGTGTAG GGGAAAGAAAGAGTACGAACCGCCTAGATTTATGTCTATAAACACAGCAATTGAGCAGCTTTTGGAGGTTGAGCAAATGGAAGGACAATCTG TATACAATGAAGATACGCTGTGTGTGGCATTTGCTCGTCTCGGAAGCGAAGATCAGATGATTACTGCAGGCACCATGAAGCAGTTGAGAAGTATTGATTTTGGGCCACCGCTACATTGTCTTGTGATCGTCGGAAAGACCCATCCTGTTGAAGAAGAAATGTTGGACTTTTATAAATCTGGAAATGAGAACCTTGAACAGAATGTCGTCGACAGAACCACATAA